From Daucus carota subsp. sativus chromosome 6, DH1 v3.0, whole genome shotgun sequence, the proteins below share one genomic window:
- the LOC108225678 gene encoding uncharacterized protein LOC108225678, translating to MDRSWINIPNKLSTEYASGIDEFVSVASQCIDSKGTVLCPCSRCVNKQKQNLKVIKLHLLTHGFLRSYKIWYHHGELGDDIEGVIFNTPDEHEKDHHDDLAAGLSDAINSKYFDIGPSSDFVDDPSVNVGDKYDALFESLHKPLYDNCKDFSVLSVVVRLMNIKVVNKLSDKAFEDIIKCFKEMLPEGNNCPENYYQTRKLLCEVGLGYEQIDVCRYDCAIFYGDNSSALSCRTTRSTRKIPAKGTNGHTNEANVNTYSDSQPVQPSVKNPLAAEIDTNPGSDRKINPRKATRGMATSKIAKASATGKLSVVFDADCRQPICNNAERFNNEIGFIIRNHGTFGYKDWRLVPEEVRAPLRCYLQENFDIDLRDKTTKLCIDEQMRKAWKGYKYKLHSYFKRIGGIKNVEIAKKKRYPDLNEDQQQDWETLCDQWCSEKFQERANKNIENRSKRQWESKNGSVSTPRHHIRRGMALDSLSGHIETWRLKHRDENGWTGLNLQKLYDQMISLREVYSLEELSDKEIMEAVLGRHSVYLRGWGRSSKTNNEGHQTTTESTQPSYQELVEQLNDANNRLDEVVSVLRQNNLMPQPKTSPTKDSDVNSENLE from the exons ATGGATCGTTCATGGATAAATATTCCAAATAAATTGTCAACGGAATACGCAAGTGGTATTGATGAATTTGTAAGTGTCGCAAGTCAGTGTATAGACTCTAAAGGTACAGTGCTATGTCCTTGTTCTCGATGTGTGAATAAGCAAAAACAAAATCTCAAAGTGATTAAGTTACACTTACTTACACATGGCTTTTTGAGAAGTTACAAGATTTGGTATCATCATGGTGAGCTTGGAGATGATATAGAAGGAGTAATCTTTAATACTCCAGATGAGCATGAAAAAGACCATCACGATGATTTGGCCGCAGGTCTTAGTGATGCCATCAATAGTAAGTATTTTGATATTGGTCCATCTAGTGATTTTGTTGATGATCCTTCGGTTAATGTGGGTGACAAATATGATGCTTTGTTTGAATCTCTTCACAAGCCTTTGTATGATAATTGTAAGGATTTTTCTGTCCTAAGTGTTGTGGTGAGGTTAATGAATATTAAAGTGGTtaataaattatctgataaagCATTTGAGGATATTATAAAGTGTTTTAAAGAGATGTTGCCTGAGGGTAATAATTGTCCTGAAAATTATTACCAAACAAGAAAACTTCTTTGTGAAGTAGGTTTAGGATATGAGCAAATTGATGTATGCCGATATGATTGTGCCATATTTTATGGTGATAATTCAAGTGCTTTGTCATGCCGGACTACTCGCAGTACCAGAAAAATACCAGCAAAAGGCACAAATGGTCATACCAATGAGGCAAATGTCAATACTTACTCTGATTCTCAGCCTGTACAACCTAGTGTGAAGAATCCATTGGCTGCTGAAATTGATACTAATCCAGGATCTG ATCGGAAAATTAACCCACGTAAAGCAACTCGTGGCATGGCCACTTCGAAAATTGCTAAGGCATCCGCAACAGGAAAGTTGTCAGTTGTTTTTGATGCTGATTGTCGCCAACCAATTTGTAATAATGCAGAGAGATTTAATAATGAAATCGGGTTTATTATTCGCAATCATGGCACATTTGGTTATAAAGATTGGAGACTAGTTCCTGAGGAGGTGAGAGCACCACTACGATGCTATCTTCAG GAGAATTTCGACATTGACTTGCGAGATAAAACAACCAAGTTGTGCATTGATGAGCAGATGCGAAAAGCTTGGAAGGGGTACAAGTATAAGttacattcatattttaaacGCATTGGAGGTATAAAAAATGTTGAGATAGCGAAAAAGAAGAGATATCCAGACTTAAATGAGGATCAACAACAAGATTGGGAGACCTTATGTGATCAATGGTGTTCAGAAAAGTTTCAG GAAAGAGCAAATAAGAATATTGAAAATCGATCCAAAAGACAATGGGAGTCTAAAAATGGATCAGTATCTACCCCAAGACATCATATTCGACGTGGGATGGCATTAGATTCTTTGTCCGGACATATTGAAACATGGCGCCTAAAGCATCGAGATGAAAATGGATGGACTGGGCTTAATCTTCAGAAATTATAT GATCAGATGATATCTTTAAGGGAAGTTTATTCTCTTGAGGAATTGTCGGATAAAGAAATTATGGAAGCAGTACTTGGTCGTCATTCGGTATATTTGCGAGGATGGGGACGGAGTAGTAAAACTAATAATGAAGGTCATCAAACTACAACCGAGTCTACCCAACCAAGTTACCAGGAGTTAGTTGAACAGCTTAATGATGCCAATAATCGTCTCGATGAAGTTGTTTCCGTATTACGTCAAAACAATCTCATGCCGCAACCAAAGACATCTCCAACTAAAGATTCAGATGTTAATTCTGAAAATTTAGAGTGA
- the LOC108226552 gene encoding dirigent protein 23 — MDRVFYLAVLIIVIMSIQEAQGQDTSWAKRDDSGKEVVTNLQFYFHDTLSGNNPSAIPVVKPARTNTSSFTGFGSLTMVDDPLTTGPESTSKEVGRARGLYGSAGQNDFGLIMVMSYVFTDGIYDGSSFSLLSINPATNPVREMAIVGGTGLFRLARGYAIAQTYWLNPATGDAIVGYNVTISTYI, encoded by the coding sequence ATGGATAGAGTATTTTACCTAGCAGTGCTGATCATAGTAATAATGAGCATACAAGAAGCACAAGGCCAAGACACGAGCTGGGCCAAAAGAGACGACTCCGGAAAAGAAGTGGTCACGAATCTCCAATTCTATTTTCATGACACCCTTAGCGGGAACAACCCATCCGCAATACCCGTGGTTAAGCCAGCCCGAACCAACACCAGTTCCTTCACTGGCTTCGGGTCATTGACCATGGTCGATGACCCGCTGACCACTGGCCCTGAGTCTACTTCGAAAGAAGTAGGCCGGGCCAGGGGCCTATATGGCTCGGCGGGCCAGAATGATTTTGGATTGATCATGGTCATGAGTTATGTGTTCACGGATGGTATATATGATGGCAGCTCTTTCAGCCTGTTGAGTATTAATCCAGCTACGAATCCAGTAAGGGAGATGGCCATTGTGGGCGGGACAGGACTTTTCAGGTTGGCTCGGGGATATGCTATTGCACAGACTTATTGGCTTAATCCTGCAACTGGTGATGCAATTGTAGGCTATAATGTCACTATTAGTACTTATATATGA